A single region of the Schizosaccharomyces osmophilus chromosome 3, complete sequence genome encodes:
- the trp1322 gene encoding plasma membrane TRP-like calcium ion channel Trp1322 has protein sequence MACRVLLLFITLLLFLGSFFQFTEGSPTLGDFQDCLASSRKHDVPYFTPYALVKHFNRKNRHYYIQVIGNLSEKITVVGGSGENVHAATIYSETYALGSLVTSTSTKLCDAVMDVHSFGVPIKCPWPAGNVSFMIDIPFGSTVIDYSKYELTSLMNRLIIVDGTPERNVIACVSFDLSIELSYFYPVIAYTSLICLAFVSFSVVYALFLNPWTGSLDPFRALFNFSMDPDALRLTALGFSDFIGYMQFAVSTSQLNVAFPKFYINLMAALSWSTVLFRFPIFSQNAKYQFADYTDLANVNKVEYHEYIPDKYGMSSFLDSLGTRQSCWIPFLIVGAVYFGAALLLALLIILLKWLMSKMFHDTIVETRWDTWSFIGGFFIRLYFLAYFPIISYMSYQFVIEPSGYEIIPVLLLIFLGIFFPGCLYLFLSFVEPVSKLFEDQTYLHLYGSIYNSYREKRLMFWVFPIVSQFIRGITVGVLGVSGSAQITIYFLLEVANLVAYSIFRPHYPQTNMNVLSCYLSVVRLIIVVLMMPLIHPQYYQSGREKLLTYAILFIHILVYVIFFLISTQRFFEISARLLGANSERKGVPLDRPFGWARVFGINELKRRRHKSPYENSLMAQSTLDNTDRSFIGNSIPLSPIIPASKDESPNLTIQTSGIGMLSSDVDPHNPGQMGNLNTESPVSPLSPFNDTRGYSFYRPPKVNRYVRQRDRDQLRTLQLDFLNEKPSLFAHDTNYAVREADVYHPQVDADADSLSQLSIRMNQSKPELVDPVPTGRVMKTWHVVKNVFQRIRDPLGQKEKNEEKGFVVVRSARRMQPPHEQPTISDEHESEENKVTSSTESRNLKP, from the coding sequence ATGGCTTGTCGAGTGCTTCTACTGTTTATAACATTACTACTCTTTTTGGgctcattttttcaatttacgGAAGGATCACCAACGTTGGGGGATTTTCAAGACTGTTTAGCTAGTAGTAGGAAGCACGATGTCCCGTACTTTACCCCTTACGCGCTGGTAAAGCACttcaacagaaaaaacagACATTACTATATTCAAGTGATAGGAAATCtttctgaaaaaataaCAGTAGTTGGAGGATCCGGTGAAAATGTGCATGCAGCTACAATATACTCTGAAACGTATGCTTTAGGATCGCTTGTTACAAGCACGTCCACAAAACTCTGTGACGCTGTCATGGATGTACATAGCTTTGGAGTACCCATCAAATGTCCCTGGCCTGCCGGGAATGTCTCATTTATGATTGACATCCCATTTGGGTCGACTGTTATTGATTACTCTAAGTATGAACTAACGTCCCTAATGAACAGGCTTATTATTGTGGATGGAACTCCTGAGAGGAACGTGATAGCTTGTGTTTCGTTTGATTTGTCGATTGAACTTAGTTATTTTTACCCTGTGATAGCGTATACATCGTTGATTTGTCTTGCTTTCGTGTCCTTTTCAGTAGTTTACGCTCTCTTTCTTAATCCGTGGACTGGAAGTCTTGATCCCTTCAGAGCGTTATTCAACTTTAGTATGGACCCTGATGCTCTCCGTTTAACTGCCCTTGGATTTTCTGATTTTATTGGATATATGCAATTTGCTGTATCTACGTCTCAATTGAATGTtgcatttccaaaattctACATAAATCTTATGGCTGCCCTATCTTGGAGTACTGTTCTTTTTCGATTTCCTATCTTTTCCCAAAATGCAAAGTATCAGTTTGCGGATTATACAGATTTAGCAAACGTTAATAAGGTTGAATATCACGAATATATTCCGGATAAATACGGTATGTCTTCCTTTCTTGATTCCTTAGGAACCAGGCAATCTTGTTGGATTCCATTTTTAATAGTAGGGGCGGTGTATTTTGGTGCAGCACTGTTGTTGGctcttttaattattcttttgaagtGGCTTATGTCAAAAATGTTTCACGATACAATTGTTGAAACACGCTGGGACACGTGGAGTTTTATCGGTGGGTTTTTTATTCGACTCTATTTTTTAGCATATTTTCCCATCATATCGTACATGTCATATCAATTTGTGATTGAACCAAGTGGATATGAAATTATACCAGTTCTCTTGCTTATATTCTTAGGTATCTTTTTCCCTGGATGTTTATACTTATTTTTGTCGTTTGTCGAGCCGgtatcaaaactttttgaagatcAAACTTATCTGCACCTTTATGGGTCCATTTACAATTCATATCGCGAGAAGAGGTTGATGTTTTGGGTGTTTCCTATTGTAAGTCAATTCATACGTGGCATTACTGTTGGTGTCCTTGGTGTTTCTGGATCAGCACAAATTACAATCTATTTCCTTTTAGAAGTAGCGAATCTAGTCGCATACTCAATATTTCGGCCACATTATCCCCAGACAAACATGAATGTACTAAGTTGTTATTTATCTGTCGTTCGTCTGATTATAGTTGTATTAATGATGCCTCTAATTCATCCACAATATTATCAGAGTGGTCGTGAGAAGTTGTTGACTTACgcaattcttttcatacATATATTGGtttatgttatttttttcttaatatcAACTCAGcgattttttgaaatctcGGCACGGCTCCTAGGAGCTAATAGTGAACGGAAAGGTGTTCCCTTGGATAGACCTTTTGGATGGGCTCGTGTTTTTGGTATCAATGAATTGAAACGTCGTCGTCATAAAAGCCCTTATGAAAACAGTTTGATGGCGCAGTCGACTCTTGACAATACTGACCGTTCATTCATTGGTAACTCCATTCCTCTGAGTCCTATTATTCCTGCATCTAAAGACGAATCCCCCAATCTGACAATTCAAACGAGCGGAATTGGAATGTTGAGTTCGGATGTGGATCCTCATAATCCGGGTCAGATGGGTAATTTGAATACGGAGTCACCCGTTTCGCCATTATCACCATTCAATGACACGCGAGGGTATTCGTTTTACCGTCCGCCGAAAGTGAATCGATATGTCCGACAGAGAGATAGGGATCAATTACGGACGCTACAATTAGactttttaaatgaaaagccAAGTCTGTTTGCACATGACACGAATTACGCGGTTCGCGAAGCCGATGTGTATCATCCTCAGGTGGATGCTGATGCTGATTCGTTATCGCAATTGTCGATACGTATGAATCAGAGTAAACCCGAGCTAGTCGACCCTGTACCAACAGGTAGAGTAATGAAAACTTGGCATGTTGTTAAAAATGTGTTTCAGAGGATTCGAGATCCACTTGgacaaaaagagaaaaacgaggaaaaaggatttgttGTTGTTCGATCGGCAAGGCGAATGCAACCACCTCATGAGCAACCAACCATTTCCGATGAACatgaaagtgaagaaaacaaagtgaCCTCTTCCACAGAATCTCGGAATTTAAAACCGTGA
- the lap2 gene encoding vacuolar aminopeptidase Lap2 yields the protein MKISLDPSTQSNYYDVAIQHLLLDAEIDFDKELLFGAVEYKIQSARISQPLSHIILDTSYLDVKAVSLNDTSVPFRVDERRDFLGNALHVVPPMPIPAVDVATLRISFSTTKECTAIQFLDPQQTIGGNAPYMFSQCQAIHARSMLPCQDTPSVKVPCTFHIRSKLPVIASGIPCGTCDFRDDSLVYMFEQPLGIPSYLISILSGDLASSSVGPRSTVYTEPDNIVACKFEFEHDMENFMKAAESLTTPYAWTRYDFVVLPPSFPYGGMENPNATFATPTLIAGDRSNVSVIAHELAHSWSGNLVTNESWQCFWLNEGMTVFLERKIIGRIQGEKHRQFDAIIGWGELKEAVELFGKDHEFTKLIVDLDGKDPDDAFSTIPYEKGFNFLYEIERVIGGPTVFEPFLSFYFRKFANSTVNETKFKNALYEYFKPLGLSNALDSIDWDAWFYAPGMPPVIPKFDTTLADNCYKLADVWVTSAKSSQSPDHFKQDDIKGWSAGQLSLFLDVLFETDAFPQNYIAAMDSAYSFSNSKNAEISFRYFKLVLKSRYKPLYKLVVDQVGKVGRMKFVRPTYRLLNQADHELAVRTFKKYSNFYHKICAGLVKKDLGITEN from the exons ATGAAGATTTCGTTGGATCCTTCGACGCAATCGAATTATTATGATGTTGCTATTCAACATTTACTGTTAGATGCAGAAATCGACTTTGACAAGgagcttctttttggtgCTGTCGAGTACAAAATTCAGTCTGCTCGCATTTCTCAACCATTGTCCCACATCATCTTGGATACATCCTACCTAGATGTTAAGGCAGTTTCCTTAAACGACACGTCTGTTCCCTTCCGTGTTGATGAACGCCGTGATTTCTTAGGAAATGCCCTTCACGTCGTTCCTCCAATGCCAATCCCTGCCGTAGATGTTGCAACTTTACGTATTAGCTTTTCTACTACTAAGGAATGTACAGCCATTCAATTTCTAGACCCTCAACAGACCATTGGAGGAAACGCTCCCTACATGTTTTCTCAATGCCAAGCCATCCATGCTCGTTCTATGCTCCCCTGCCAAGACACCCCTTCTGTAAAAGTACCTTGCACTTTTCATATCCGATCTAAACTGCCCGTCATCGCATCTGGCATTCCTTGTGGTACTTGTGATTTTCGCGATGATTCTCTCGTATATATGTTTGAGCAACCTCTTGGTATTCCTTCCTATTTGATTTCTATCTTAAGTGGTGAtcttgcttcttcttcggtGGGCCCTCGTTCCACCGTTTATACCGAACCCGACAACATCGTCGCTTGTAAGTTTGAATTTGAACATGATATGGAAAATTTCATGAAGGCCGCCGAATCTCTTACCACCCCCTACGCATGGACTCGCTATGACTTTGTTGTCCTCcctccttcttttccttatGGTGGTATGGAAAACCCTAATGCGACATTTGCTACTCCCACTCTGATTGCTGGTGATCGCTCAAATGTCTCCGTCATTGCTCATGAACTTGCTCATTCTTGGAGTGGTAACCTCGTTACCAACGAATCTTGGCAGTGTTTCTGGCTCAATGAAGGCATGACTGTATTTTTAGAGAGAAAAATTATCGGTCGCATTCAAGGTGAAAAGCATCGCCAGTTTGATGCCATCATTGGCTGGGGtgaattgaaagaagcCGTGGAACTTTTCGGTAAAGATCATGAATTTACAAAGCTTATCGTTGACCTCGACGGAAAGGACCCTGATGATGCCTTTTCAACTATTCCTTATGAAAAGGGTTTCAACTTCCTTTATGAAATCGAGCGTGTTATCGGTGGCCCTACTGTTTTCGAACCTTTCCTGTCGTTCTATTTCAGAAAGTTTGCTAACTCTACTGTCAACGAAACTAAATTCAAGAATGCTCTCTATGAATACTTTAAGCCTTTAGGTCTTTCTAATGCTCTTGATTCTATTGATTGGGATGCATGGTTTTATGCACCCGGCATGCCCCCAGTAATTCCCAAATTTGATACCACATTAGCTGACAACTGTTACAAGCTTGCTGACGTATGGGTAACTAGCGCTAAATCATCCCAAAGCCCCGATCATTTTAAGCAAGATGACATTAAAGGTTGGTCTGCTGGTCAACTCTCTCTCTTCCTTGATGTTCTTTTTGAGACAGACGCCTTCCCTCAAAATTATATAGCTGCCATGGACTCTGCTTACTCCTTTTCCAATTCTAAGAATGCTGAAATTTCTTTCCGCTACTTTAAACTTGTCCTAAAAAGCAGATACAAACCTCTTTACAAACTTGTTGTTGATCAAGTGGGCAAGGTTGGTCGTATGAAATTCGTTCG tcCTACTTATCGTTTGTTAAACCAAGCTGATCATGAATTGGCAGTGAGGACCTTCAAAAAGTATAGCAATTTCTACCATAAGATTTGCGCCGGCCTTGTTAAGAAGGATTTAGGCATCACTGAAAACTAA
- the fyu1 gene encoding UTP-glucose-1-phosphate uridylyltransferase Fyu1, with protein sequence MELPSRPLGRQHSKSQSAFAFDNTATSIAASTMKNELNQLTETVKEPETKKAFKKEMDNFFSLFNRYLQESAKGTEIDWDLVKSPKPKQVVEYDTLNDTTLTRDYLNKLAVLKLNGGLGTTMGCVGPKSIIEVREGNSFLDLSVRQIEHLNRKYNVNVPFVLMNSFNTDEATAKLIKKYEAHKIDILTFNQSRYPRVHKETLLPVADSIDSPIDQWYPPGHGDVFEALSNSGVVDKLLAEGKEYLFVSNIDNLGAVVDLNILNHMVETKAEYIMELTNKTKADVKGGTLIDYDGKVRLLEIAQVPSQHVEEFKSIKKFRYFNTNNLWFHLPSVKRVVQNHELSMEIIPNNKTIKHKGENINIVQLETAAGAAIRHFKNAHGVNVPRRRFLPVKTCSDLLLVKSDLYSINHGQLDMNPRRFGGSAPLVKLGTHFKKVADFTSHIPSIPKILELDHLTITGNVNIGRNVTLKGTVIIVASDSNTIDIPNGSVLENCVITGNLNILEH encoded by the coding sequence atggAGCTCCCTTCTCGTCCTCTTGGCCGTCAACACAGCAAGTCACAATcagcttttgcttttgacaACACTGCCACTAGTATAGCTGCTAGTACTATGAAGAATGAGTTGAATCAACTTACTGAGACTGTCAAAGAACCTGAGACCAAGAAGGCTttcaagaaggaaatggaCAATTTCTTCAGCCTCTTTAACCGCTACTTGCAAGAGAGCGCTAAGGGTACTGAGATTGACTGGGATTTGGTCAAGTCCCCTAAACCCAAACAAGTTGTTGAGTATGATACTTTGAATGACACTACTCTTACTCGCGACTATTTGAACAAGCTTGCTGTCTTGAAGTTGAACGGTGGTTTGGGTACTACTATGGGCTGCGTTGGTCCCAAATCTATCATTGAAGTTCGTGAAGGAAACagctttttggatttgtcCGTCCGTCAAATCGAACACTTGAACAGAAAGTACAATGTGAACGTCCCTTTTGTCTTGATGAACTCTTTCAACACAGACGAGGCTACTGCTAAGCTTATCAAGAAGTATGAGGCTCACAAGATTGATATTTTAACTTTTAACCAATCTCGTTATCCTCGTGTTCACAAGGAGACTTTGCTCCCTGTTGCTGACTCCATTGATTCTCCTATCGATCAATGGTATCCCCCTGGCCATGGTGATGTTTTCGAAGCTCTTTCCAACAGCGGTGTTGTTGACAAGCTCCTTGCTGAGGGTAAGGAATACTTGTTTGTCAGCAACATCGACAACTTGGGTGCTGTTGTGGATTTGAACATCCTAAACCACATGGTTGAAACCAAGGCCGAATACATAATGGAATTGACCAACAAGACTAAAGCCGATGTTAAGGGTGGTACCTTGATTGACTATGATGGCAAAGTTCGTTTGCTCGAAATTGCCCAAGTTCCTTCTCAACACGTCGAGGAATTCAAGTCtatcaaaaagtttagGTACTTTAACACCAACAATCTCTGGTTCCATCTTCCTTCCGTGAAGCGCGTTGTTCAAAACCACGAGCTTTCTATGGAAATTATCCCCAACAACAAGACTATTAAGCACAAGGGCGAGAACATTAACATCGTTCAATTGGAAACCGCTGCTGGTGCTGCTATTCGCCATTTCAAGAACGCTCACGGTGTAAACGTTCCCAGAAGACGTTTCTTGCCTGTTAAGACCTGCTCTGATTTGCTCCTTGTTAAGTCTGATCTCTACTCAATCAATCATGGCCAATTGGACATGAACCCTCGTCGTTTCGGTGGCTCTGCTCCTCTTGTCAAATTGGGTACTCACTTCAAGAAGGTTGCCGACTTCACCTCTCATATTCCTAGCATTCCTAAGATTTTGGAGTTGGACCATCTTACTATTACCGGTAACGTCAATATTGGTCGTAATGTGACTCTTAAGGGTACTGTAATTATTGTCGCCAGTGACTCTAACACCATTGACATTCCTAATGGCTCCGTCCTTGAAAACTGCGTTATAACTGGTAATCTTAACATTCTCGAACATTaa